The Panulirus ornatus isolate Po-2019 chromosome 5, ASM3632096v1, whole genome shotgun sequence genome includes a window with the following:
- the LOC139748595 gene encoding uncharacterized protein, with the protein MGQEFHVVRCFSCLNFQSQQVRKDRKFACKLCGAKQSVKKDYGRGTGKDCRVHVQKLNTLRGNLELDQEKRLEAKLLGCETGAESFSEVPSCSNGIYSASGSVSVAFNSGCNSGSKWSTYLTSEADDSDENIIRPTSNTSLRVNHVINEVVDDSLDHESPQVIQKRDQRQRNLPEGTMRSHAGKRELLTQSNWCSDPYPRSIIGVTGGKSTVDKSKRSSLNEREFGKLGCLENKSKKSDGDKQCLNEKNNLTSRITPNCSSESQLHKERQFQVTDDLPINTKDISNRRPTKDKQSSLAIFCNSNRSNCKDPEYSSKRKYPCTFDSNLSENLVSSFTCESPSISIKHRKTQDRISKVSSSAGYCTQQTSFEFQKGKPSATVNKTTFQDNLLTTEQNLVDETSYLLTKKMTENIPRVVTTPSIVKEKSSILSGNAREASKLGNALTDVMKTNKLSSLNKTQNTNDSSSFLSREPFGLNDIVFHGKSSLQGKFNPSATYSKYEAAEELEDMTFFTL; encoded by the exons GATTATGGCAGGGGAACAGGCAAAGACTGTCGAGTGCATGTGCAGAAACTCAACACTTTAAGAGGAAATCTTGAGTTAGATCAGGAGAAAAGACTCGAGGCTAAGCTTCTAGGATGCGAGACGGGTGCAGAGTCATTCTCAGAAGTTCCGTCATGCAGCAATGGCATTTACAGTGCTTCAG GCAGTGTAAGTGTGGCTTTCAACAGTGGTTGTAACTCAGGAAGTAAATGGTCTACATATTTGACTAGTGAAGCTGATGACTCAGATGAAAATATTATAAGACCAACATCCAATACTTCTCTCAG AGTTAACCATGTCATAAATGAAGTTGTAGATGATAGTCTTGACCATGAATCACCACAGGTCATCCAGAAAAGAGATCAGCGACAGAGAAATTTACCTGAAGGGACCAtgaggagtcatgcaggaaagagagaacttttaaCACAAAGTAACTGGTGTTCTGATCCTTATCCAAGAAGCATAATTGGTGTGACAGGAGGGAAATCAACTGTTGACAAATCTAAAAGGTCATCTTTAAATGAAAGAGAATTTGGTAAATTGGGATGTTTAGAGAATAAGTCCAAGAAGTCAGATGGAGATAAGCAATGCTTGAATGAAAAAAACAATCTTACGTCTAGAATAACACCCAATTGTTCTTCTGAGTCACAGCTACATAAAGAAAGGCAGTTTCAGGTTACAGATGATTTACCCATTAACACAAAAGATATAAGTAACAGGAGGCCGACTAAAGATAAACAAAGCAGCTTAGCAATTTTTTGCAACAGTAATAGGAGCAATTGTAAGGACCCTGAATACAGTAGTAAAAGAAAGTATCCTTGTACATTTGACTCTAACTTATCAGAAAATCTAGTTTCTAGTTTTACATGTGAATCTCCAAGCATTTCTATTAAGCATAGAAAAACTCAAGATAGAATTTCAAAAGTAAGCTCTTCAGCAGGCTACTGTACTCAACAAACCTCTTTTGAATTTCAAAAGGGTAAGCCCTCAGCCACCGTAAATAAGACAACTTTTCAAGATAATTTATTAACTACAGAGCAAAATCTTGTGGATGAAACGAGCTATTTACTGACTAAAAAGATGACAGAAAATATTCCTAGAGTTGTTACTACACCATCCATTGTAAAAGAAAAATCATCCATACTATCTGGAAACGCTAGGGAAGCATCAAAATTAGGAAATGCTTTGACTGATGTAATGAAGACTAACAAACTTTCATCATTAAACAAAACTCAAAACACTAATGATTCCAGCTCATTTTTATCACGAGAGCCTTTTGGCTTGAATGATATTGTGTTTCATGGGAAGAGCAGTTTACAGGGGAAGTTTAATCCTTCTGCAACATACAGCAAGTATGAAGCAGCAGAAGAGCTAGAGGATATGACCTTTTTCACTCTGTAG